The Chryseobacterium nakagawai genome has a segment encoding these proteins:
- a CDS encoding DUF6973 domain-containing protein has translation MRTFKIFFNTIRSMSFKKIIRLLSLILPHPLFAILSFHATVKAYTIAQTKFPATASNNGIGNAFRHALWCCFIMMYCSKISSPKKALDFCKRMTDMHEELFPNQPLETKMDLHNNKFGMDYFMDLLPGVHRQFFEKSFFIDGLVKKMDDAKVLKNLDDDFEGHLVYLEE, from the coding sequence ATGAGGACTTTTAAAATATTTTTCAATACCATCAGGAGTATGAGTTTTAAGAAGATCATCCGTCTCTTATCACTGATTCTCCCCCATCCTCTTTTTGCCATACTCAGCTTTCATGCTACCGTTAAAGCATATACTATTGCACAGACAAAATTTCCTGCTACTGCCTCTAACAATGGGATAGGAAATGCTTTCAGGCATGCGCTCTGGTGCTGTTTCATTATGATGTATTGCAGCAAAATTTCTTCGCCTAAAAAAGCTTTGGATTTCTGTAAAAGAATGACCGATATGCATGAAGAATTATTTCCCAATCAACCTCTGGAAACCAAAATGGATCTTCATAATAACAAGTTCGGAATGGATTATTTTATGGACCTATTGCCAGGAGTCCACCGCCAGTTCTTTGAAAAAAGCTTTTTTATAGACGGATTAGTAAAAAAGATGGATGATGCCAAGGTGTTAAAAAACCTGGATGATGATTTTGAAGGACATCTTGTTTATCTGGAAGAGTAA
- the accD gene encoding acetyl-CoA carboxylase, carboxyltransferase subunit beta codes for MAFDWFKRKAKNITTSTDEKKDVPKGLWHQTPSGKVVEHDELKRNSYVSPEDGFHVRIGSAEFFDILFDGGKFTELDANVESIDILNFKDTKPYKDRLKEVKAKTKLTDSIRNAVGTVKGTEMVVSCMDFAFIGGSLGSVMGEKIRRAIDYCIKHKLPYMIICQSGGARMQEATYSLMQLAKVQAKLAQLSEAGLLYIAYLCDPTFGGITASFAMTADIIMAEPGALIGFAGPRVIRETIGRDLPEGFQTSEFLQEKGFVDFIVKRTEIQDTVAKTVNLLAAKA; via the coding sequence TAAAAGAAAAGCAAAAAACATTACCACCTCTACTGATGAGAAAAAGGACGTTCCCAAAGGTCTATGGCATCAGACTCCATCCGGAAAAGTTGTGGAACATGATGAATTAAAGAGAAATAGTTATGTTTCTCCTGAAGACGGATTTCATGTAAGAATAGGAAGTGCGGAATTTTTTGACATCCTTTTTGACGGTGGTAAATTTACCGAACTGGATGCCAATGTTGAAAGTATTGATATCTTAAACTTCAAGGATACAAAACCTTATAAAGACCGTTTAAAAGAAGTAAAAGCAAAAACAAAACTTACAGATTCTATCAGAAACGCTGTAGGAACTGTAAAAGGAACTGAAATGGTAGTTTCTTGTATGGACTTTGCTTTTATCGGAGGATCTTTAGGTTCTGTAATGGGTGAAAAAATCAGAAGAGCAATAGATTACTGCATCAAGCACAAACTTCCATATATGATTATCTGTCAGTCTGGAGGAGCGAGAATGCAGGAAGCTACTTATTCTTTGATGCAATTGGCGAAAGTACAAGCTAAATTGGCTCAACTTTCAGAAGCTGGTCTTTTATACATCGCTTACCTTTGTGACCCAACTTTTGGTGGAATTACAGCATCTTTCGCGATGACTGCAGATATCATCATGGCCGAACCGGGAGCATTAATCGGTTTTGCAGGCCCAAGAGTAATTCGTGAAACCATTGGTAGAGATTTACCGGAAGGATTCCAGACCTCTGAATTCCTACAGGAAAAAGGATTTGTTGACTTCATTGTAAAAAGAACTGAAATTCAGGACACTGTAGCTAAAACTGTTAATTTATTAGCTGCTAAAGCATAG